ACTGCTAAGACCAAAAAACCGAACACCCCGAATAAAGCAAGATGTGAATGTGCTGACACAATATACGTCCCATGTGTATATCTGTTGATATTTGGATAAGACATAATTAATCCCAACATACTAGCCCCGAAAATGTGGTTGAACACACTAGAGGCAACTAAGGCAATGGTGATTTTTTCGCGGAGAGACAACTGACTAAAACGTTCTGTATCGCTGGTCTTAGTTAGACTAAAAACCAGCAAAAGAACAGGGATGGCTTGTATCGCACTAAAGATTCCGCCTATCCAAATCCATATGCCCGGTACCCCAATCCAGTAATAATGATGCCCTGTTGCCAAAATTCCCGCTGCAGCTATCATAATAAGATCAAGATAAATCAATTTTTCGAGTGATTCTCTTTTTACACCAGTCGCTACTATCAGCAGTGCAGACATCAAACCTACCCCGATTAATTCCATGCTCATTTCTTCCCACAAATGAATATACCAAAACTTAAATATCTCTTCGATTGTGGGATGAGCATAAGACATTATATTGGGTAAATAAAAAATAATCAGGCTCAAGCAGCCTGAGATAATGCCAACCAATGTCCCCCTCGTTTTTGGCACGCCGCAGCTCATATATGTCCGCAGAAGATTATAAAATAAAGCCAGGCAGCCTATCAGCACTGCTAGCTTGAGCGGCTGTACCGCCTCTAGATACTCCCTGCCGTCATTAAAACCTAGCAACAAAGACCCAAGAATAGAAATAAGCGTCAGTATTAGGAACCAGAAGCTAATATTAATCAATTTCGCGCTATAAATCTCACGTTCGGCCTCTTGACTAAAAAAGTAGTAAATACCACCGGTCATGCCTACTAGCATCCACAGTACACTGATATTTAAGTGAAAGGATCTTCCGACTGTGTACGGGATTGGACTGGGGATATCAAGAAAAACCATTTCTAAAGCTCCGCCTAACGAAACTAGTCCCTGGATACCAAAGAACATAAAAGCTGCCAATGAATATTTATAGGATAGCCGTTGCGATTGAAAAACCGCCGCAGGTAAAATTGGCTGTAATGGCGCTTGCGTTGTATCGGTTAGTTGGCAAATATTTCTTAGCAACTTAATCATAATCGCTCCAACCCATAGTTTTTAGTTACCTACTTATTAGCCGAAGGAGGCCAATCTAATGTGTTTATTGAGTTAACAAATTCAAGATAGGCACTGACTTGCTGAGCTTCCCATAACGTTAACTGCTCATGCCGTTTATGTTTCGCACCATTAAGCAGCGGCGCAGCGGTTAAATACCCTATTATCCTCTCAGGACCAAACTTAGCATAAGCCTTGGTTAAATCTCCCCCCCAGTAACCTCCGTTACCAAATACCGTGTGGCATTCAATACACGCCTTACTTTGAAAGATTTGTTTGCCCTGTGCAGCTGCGCTTGGAATCATATTCATTTCAATACTGCTTATTGATTGTGAAACTAAACTACCAAAACCTATCCCAGCCAGAATTAAACTGGCACAATAAATTAGTAGCATCCGGCGCATATTCCCTCCAGCGAAACCAGTTAGTACAATTTTCTCCAATTTAGGAAAAAATATTAGAAAAGACTTAGCTTGCCAAGTGCGCCGCCTGCAAGTGCGTTCTTGAGCAATTTTTTTATGAAATTTGCATCGACTAATGAATTATTAAATAGCGCATATGCCATCCTTATAGTATCAATACTACAAGGATGTGGTAAAGCTGGACGGAAAAGGACCAATCTCGATAGATACTCTTACGCTTATTGTCGTCGCAACAATAGTGGGAACACTGGCCCGTTATCTTACATTAAAAGTAGATTACCGGCAGTATCCCTCCCATCCTAACGGATATCTCATTCATCTCGTTATTGCTTTCATCGCCGCTGGGATTGGTGCTGTGGCAATTCCGGCAATAAAAAGCAACAACTTCACTGCGGTAACTTTCTTAGCAATTGCTATTCAGCACTTTCGCGACGTTCGGAAAACCGAGCGCGAAAGTCTTAGAGGCTTAGAAAGCACTGAGTTTACCCCGCGAGGCGAAGCGTATATAGACGGCATCGCAAAAACCTTTGAAGCGCGCAACTATTTTTCGCTTCTTGTCTCGCTAAGCACAGCAGCAGCCATGGAATCACTACGCGGCCTAGGCTTCACCAATCTGGCTGTCCAGTCGGTGGCAGGAATATTTGTCGGTTATTTTGTTTATATCGGACTAAGCCGCTTTGCTAAAGGTAAGACGGTAGGCGATATTGCCAAAATTAAGCCCGGTCAAATCGAAGTAAGAGGCTCAGAACTTTATGTTGACGGTATTTTTGTCAGCAACACTTTAGGCACTGAGAATGCGCAGAAAATGGTTCTCGCTGAAGGGCTGGCGTTAGTAATTGAACCTAATGAGGAGCATTACCGGATTACTTTGGATAACTTTGGTCAGCGCAAGGCAATACTGTTCGAAGCAACCCGCAGTGTCGGTGTTAAACGCTATCACTATACACGCAAAGATTACGAGAGCGGCAAGACAATAATCGTGCTTGTCCCACTCATCCGCGATCAAGAAAAGCTGATTAGCGTCGTTAGCCACACACCATTACTGGAATCAGTAAAGAAAAGTCATTCCGTAATGAAATCAAACATAGTAGGAGACTAAAATGGAAACCAAACAAAGTATTGAAATTGCAGCGGCAATCACCCTGCCCCACCATAAAGTCCCTGGCTCAGGCACGGCTTTTATGATTGAAGCTGCCAATGAAGAAGAGCAATATAAGCTGATGCAGGATGTGGCTAAGGCCATCAAAGCCGATGTAGTAAAGTTAAGCAATGGGATATTTATTCTTGTTAGGTAGTTAAAAGACTGGAAGACGCAAATCGTCTTTCCAGTCTTTGTTCATTCAGCTTATTTATCAGGCGTAAACCGCTTGAGCCGCAAGGCGTTAGTTACTACTGATACAGAACTGAAGGCCATTGCGGTACCGGCCAAGACCGGCGATAAAAAACCGGCAGCGGCAACGGGAATTCCCAGGGTGTTGTAAATCAACGCCCAGAACAGGTTTTGTTTAATATTGAGCATAGTTGCTTTGCTCAGCTTTATGGCCGCTACGATACCGTTTAAATCGCCGCGCATTAAGGTAATATCGGCTGCTTCGATTGCCACATCAGTTCCGGTTCCGATGGCAAAACCGACATCTGCGGTCGCCAGCGCCGGAGCATCATTGATGCCATCGCCAACCATGGCTACCACCTTCCCCTCTTGCTTAAGCGCCTGTACCTTTTCGGCCTTATTTTCCGGCAAGACCTCAGCCAGTACATTATTAATGCCGACCTTTTGCGCGATGGCCTTAGCGGCCCGTTCATTATCGCCGGTTAACATCCAGACTTCGATACCTAATTTCTTAAGTTCGGCTACTGCTTCAGCAGAACTTTCTTTCACGGTATCGGCTACTGCCAGTAAACCAGCCATTTTATTATCAACAGCCATAAGCATAACAGTTTTGCCTTGCTGTTCGAGCTGCTCTATATCGGCAAGCATATCATTAAAATCAATATTGTTATCACGCATCAGCTTGCGGGTACCGACAAGAATCTGCCGGCCATCGATTGCGGACTTTACACCGTGACCGGGAATAGCTTCAAACTCATCGGGATCATCAGCTGCGACCCTCTGCTGTTTGCCGTAATCAACAATTGCCTGGGCCAATGGATGCTCAGATTTTTTTTCAGCCCGTACGGCCAGCGTTAAAACCTCTGCTTGTGAAAGCCCGGCCAAGGCAATGATATCAGTAACTTCTGGCTGGCCCTTGGTTATGGTCCCAGTTTTATCTAAAACAATCGTTGTTAAACGATGGGCATTTTCCAGATGTTCTGCCCCCTTGATTAGAATCCCATTCTCAGCACCTTTACCCGTTCCGACCATTATCGATGTCGGGGTAGCCAATCCCAGAGCACACGGGCAGGCAATAACCAGTACGGCTGTAAAATTTACAAGCGCGCGAGAGAAATTCCCTGGATCAAAGATAAAATACCAACCGGCAAATGTTAATAGCGCAATACCAACAACGGCCGGCACAAAATAGCCCGATACAACGTCGGCAAAACGCTGAATAGGCGCTTTTGAACCCTGTGCCGCTTCGACAATCCGCACTATTTGAGCTAAAGCAGTATCTTTACCGACTTTGGTTGCTCTAAATTTGAAAGTGCCGAATTTATTAATCGTGGCTCCAACTACTTCATCAGCTTGCTTTTTGTCAACTGGCAGACTTTCTCCAGTTAGCATTGACTCATCAACCGTTGAATTCCCCTCAGTGATTATCCCGTCGACCGGAATCTTTTCGCCGGGCCGGACAATTACAATATCCCCAACCATCACGTTTTCTACCGGAATATCAACTTCCTGCCCTTCTCGCACAACTCTGGCCGTCTTAGCCTGCAAACCCATCAATGCTTTTATGGCCTCTGATGTACGGCCCTTGGCATTGGCTTCTAATAATTTTCCTAAAATAATGAGCGTAATGAGAATTGCAGAGGTTTCAAAATACAACTCATTATTGTTTTGAAATACATTAACAATACTGTAAAAATAAGCGGCTGAGGTGCCAAGCGCTACTAAAACATCCATGTTGGCACTGCCATTTTTCAGGGCCAGATAGGCCCCGCGATAAAATTGCCCCCCGGCGATGAACTGGACAGGTGTTGCTAACGCCCACTGAAAGTACGGATTGAGCAGAATATGAGCAACGGGCCCTACCGCGCCCATTACGTGAAAAATCATCGCCATTAAAAGGGGAATTGAAAACACAGCGGCAAGAAATAAGCGGAATTTTTGGTGACTGACTTCTGCCAGCCTGACTTCCTTTGCTTTATCGGACTCTTCAGCGCTAGTCGCGTTATGCGCGCCAAATCCTAAGTTCTCAATTTTTGCCTTAATATCACTAACGCTAACGTCGCCGTAATTAAATTCAATAATTGCTTTCTCGGCCGCTAAATTTACAGTCGCGCTGTATATACCGTTCATTCTACTTAAAGCTTTTTCAATTCGGCTTGAGCAAGCAGCGCAACTCATACCGGTAATTTTGAGCTCAACCCTATCTTTTATAACCTGAAAACCCAAACCTTCAATTTTGGCCGCAATGTCTTTTAAGCTAATTTGCTTTGAATCGTAAGCAACCGAAGCCTTTTCGACAGCAAAGTTTACCCTAGCCTCTTCAACGCCGGGCAAACGTCCCAAGCCTTTTTCAATCCTGCTGGCACAGGCAGCGCACGACATGCCGCCTATCTTAAGCGTAGCCGAGGTTATTTTAGTCGTACTATTTTCTTTCGTCATAATTTTCACCTACTTAGTCAGACCACTATTTTGTAAATTTGGACAAGACAGTCATGAGCTCATTAATTGATTCTTCGGCGCGGTCTTCTTGAACTGCATTGACAACACAGCTTTTAGTATGACTCTCGAGAATTTTCAGCCCTACCTGGTTTAAAGCTGATCGCGCCGCTACAACCTGCTGTAAAATGTCGACACAATACCTTTTATCATTAACCATTTTTTCAATGCCATTTATTTGCCCAGCGATTCTTCGCAAGCGCTTAGTAAGATCATTTCTTTCCTGGTCGTTTAGCATGCTTTACATCTCCTTTATATACTATACCCCCGTATAGTATATAATATAGTTATTAAAGGCCCTTGTCAAATGAATATTCCTATTATAGCAATACAGAATATATCTTATACAACCGCTAAAAAACTGCACAACTTTTAGAAACCCGGCTTGCGCCGAGCTTTGCTAAAGCGCAAGCCGCCAGTTGCGCTTATGTCACAAAAGAACATTTATAAACTCTGGTAAAACGACAAAAAGAAGGTGGCTATGCCACCTTCTTTTTTGTTATAATCGTTAAAAATTATGCTGATAAATCTTTGTTTGCCGCCATATCTTCGCTACGCTGGATGAATACGGTAGCAACAGCATCACCAGTTATATTAACAGTGGTACGAGCCATATCCAATACCCTGTCAACACCGGCAATTAAAGCAATTCCTTCAATCGGCAAATTAACAGATTGCAAAGCAAGGGTCAACATAATCAGGCCGGCTCCAGGCACACCTGCAGTACCGATTGATGCCAAGGTACCGGTCAAAACTAGAATAGCCATCTGGCCTAAGGACAAATCGATGCCGTAAACCTGCGCCACAAACAGTGCGCATACACCTTGATATATTGCTGTGCCATCCATGTTTATCGTTGCGCCAAGCGGTAATACGAAACTAGAGACCTCTTTTGATACCCCTAAGTTCTCCTGAGTATTTTTCATGGTAACAGGCAGGGTTGCTGCGCTGCTGCAAGTTGAGAAGGCAATTAACTGCGCAGGTGCTATGCCTTTGAAAAATTTCACAGGACTCATACGCCCTAGGACAGATACAATACCACTATATGTTAGCGCCATATGCACCAAACATCCGATATAAACCGCTCCAATTACTTTGGCCAAAGGTATAAGCACTTTAGGACCGTTTTCGGCCACTACCGGTAAAATAAGCGCGAAAACGCCGTATGGTGCAACTAACATAATAGCGTTAACAATTTTGTAAGTCACTTCAGCCAAACCATCAAAAAAGTCATTTACCGGCTTAGCACGATCACCAACCATTGTAATGCCAACACCTACAAATAAGGCGAATGTTATAATTTGCAGCATATCGCCTGATCCCATAGCTTGAATCGGGTTGGTCGGCACTATATTAACCAGAACACTCATAATTGATGGGGCCTCTTTGCCCTTATAAACTACATCAGCAGGCAGTGAAAGACCTAATCCGGGATTTAGAATCAGCGACATAGCAATGCCAATGGCCACTGCAAAACCTGTGGTAATTAAGTAAAATGCCATTGTCTTACCGCCTATGCGGCCTAACTTTTTAACATCCCCCAAACTGGCGGCGCCTACCACCAAGGATGCAAATACTAATGGTACAATTATCATTTTAATTAAATTAATAAATAATGTCCCGATTGGCGCAATCCACATTTTAATAAATCCAACATTATCCGGCCCAGCAATTAACCCGGCGATAACGCCTAGTACTAAGCCGACAAGAATCTTGGTTGATAGATGCATTTAATGACCTCCTTTAAGATTAAATATAGATAATTTTTCCGTAGTACCCACAAAAGCTATTATACAAATAAAATTACCTAGTTGTAAATAACGGCTAAATTATATTGAATATTCAGCAATTAATGCACCGATGCCTTTTTTAGGTAAGGCTTAAATCATAGCACGCCGCATATACATTATTGTGATTTGGGAGATAGGCGCAAGGGTATCCCTAACCCCGTACTAGTAATGATAATAATAAAGGAGCGATTTGTTTGAAAAAGCAAGTTTGGTGTGAGCATGAGGAAAAGATTTCAAAGTTTACCTTTGTTAATTATCATGGCAAAGAGACGCCGGTCATTCAGAAAATCCAAGCTTGGTGGTGCCCGGAGTGCGGCTTGCACGGAGCCGAATCTGATTTTGTGATCCAGCAGAATATTAATAAAGCGGCATTAGCAAATTAGCTTTAATCACAAAGGCAGTCTTGATAGCATATTTAAGCCTATCAAACTGCCTTTTTTGTTCTCTCGTGTTGAATAAAATACTGCAGTATAGCTCGCCCTCCTTGCCGGCATATTATTGTTGAATACAGGAGCATAAGGAGGATATCTATGAAACCTATTCTGATGTTTACTATGAAGTCTTGTCCGCATTGTGTAAGAGCCCTGCAATGGATGGACGAGCTAAAGCAGGAAAATCCAGCCTACGCCAATTTGGAAATTGAAATAATTGATGAGAATATTCATCCTGATATTGCCGGAAAGTATGACTATTACTATGTGCCGACCTACTTTGTCCACGGCGTTAAGGTTCATGAAGGCGTTCCCAGTAAAGATAAAATTCGAAATGTATTTGAAAAAGCGCAAAACTAAAAATTTAAAATAACCCCAATTGCTTAGTTCTGCAACTTTTCATCTTGCGCTCAGTAACTTTATCACCCGGTTCAAGATTGCCACTAAGCATTGGTGAATTAGGATCATGCTT
The nucleotide sequence above comes from Veillonellaceae bacterium. Encoded proteins:
- a CDS encoding metal-sensitive transcriptional regulator, whose protein sequence is MLNDQERNDLTKRLRRIAGQINGIEKMVNDKRYCVDILQQVVAARSALNQVGLKILESHTKSCVVNAVQEDRAEESINELMTVLSKFTK
- a CDS encoding nitric-oxide reductase; the encoded protein is MIKLLRNICQLTDTTQAPLQPILPAAVFQSQRLSYKYSLAAFMFFGIQGLVSLGGALEMVFLDIPSPIPYTVGRSFHLNISVLWMLVGMTGGIYYFFSQEAEREIYSAKLINISFWFLILTLISILGSLLLGFNDGREYLEAVQPLKLAVLIGCLALFYNLLRTYMSCGVPKTRGTLVGIISGCLSLIIFYLPNIMSYAHPTIEEIFKFWYIHLWEEMSMELIGVGLMSALLIVATGVKRESLEKLIYLDLIMIAAAGILATGHHYYWIGVPGIWIWIGGIFSAIQAIPVLLLVFSLTKTSDTERFSQLSLREKITIALVASSVFNHIFGASMLGLIMSYPNINRYTHGTYIVSAHSHLALFGVFGFLVLAVCFYIFFTGFKLNHRDYRLCWLAILALNGGLIIMSIALLAAGWLQAYLLNIAGLAIIEVNETVRPYLIARVVGGLVFSFGSSLFAWVIAKNAWCHRDVFFEDGAQSDNRPIQKLQQIQLSIRNLMGSLKEIEVLLGEVKYLSKMLAVIKKMKEKKKKE
- a CDS encoding YIEGIA protein, whose amino-acid sequence is MDGKGPISIDTLTLIVVATIVGTLARYLTLKVDYRQYPSHPNGYLIHLVIAFIAAGIGAVAIPAIKSNNFTAVTFLAIAIQHFRDVRKTERESLRGLESTEFTPRGEAYIDGIAKTFEARNYFSLLVSLSTAAAMESLRGLGFTNLAVQSVAGIFVGYFVYIGLSRFAKGKTVGDIAKIKPGQIEVRGSELYVDGIFVSNTLGTENAQKMVLAEGLALVIEPNEEHYRITLDNFGQRKAILFEATRSVGVKRYHYTRKDYESGKTIIVLVPLIRDQEKLISVVSHTPLLESVKKSHSVMKSNIVGD
- a CDS encoding copper-translocating P-type ATPase is translated as MTKENSTTKITSATLKIGGMSCAACASRIEKGLGRLPGVEEARVNFAVEKASVAYDSKQISLKDIAAKIEGLGFQVIKDRVELKITGMSCAACSSRIEKALSRMNGIYSATVNLAAEKAIIEFNYGDVSVSDIKAKIENLGFGAHNATSAEESDKAKEVRLAEVSHQKFRLFLAAVFSIPLLMAMIFHVMGAVGPVAHILLNPYFQWALATPVQFIAGGQFYRGAYLALKNGSANMDVLVALGTSAAYFYSIVNVFQNNNELYFETSAILITLIILGKLLEANAKGRTSEAIKALMGLQAKTARVVREGQEVDIPVENVMVGDIVIVRPGEKIPVDGIITEGNSTVDESMLTGESLPVDKKQADEVVGATINKFGTFKFRATKVGKDTALAQIVRIVEAAQGSKAPIQRFADVVSGYFVPAVVGIALLTFAGWYFIFDPGNFSRALVNFTAVLVIACPCALGLATPTSIMVGTGKGAENGILIKGAEHLENAHRLTTIVLDKTGTITKGQPEVTDIIALAGLSQAEVLTLAVRAEKKSEHPLAQAIVDYGKQQRVAADDPDEFEAIPGHGVKSAIDGRQILVGTRKLMRDNNIDFNDMLADIEQLEQQGKTVMLMAVDNKMAGLLAVADTVKESSAEAVAELKKLGIEVWMLTGDNERAAKAIAQKVGINNVLAEVLPENKAEKVQALKQEGKVVAMVGDGINDAPALATADVGFAIGTGTDVAIEAADITLMRGDLNGIVAAIKLSKATMLNIKQNLFWALIYNTLGIPVAAAGFLSPVLAGTAMAFSSVSVVTNALRLKRFTPDK
- a CDS encoding cytochrome c, translated to MRRMLLIYCASLILAGIGFGSLVSQSISSIEMNMIPSAAAQGKQIFQSKACIECHTVFGNGGYWGGDLTKAYAKFGPERIIGYLTAAPLLNGAKHKRHEQLTLWEAQQVSAYLEFVNSINTLDWPPSANK
- a CDS encoding dicarboxylate/amino acid:cation symporter codes for the protein MHLSTKILVGLVLGVIAGLIAGPDNVGFIKMWIAPIGTLFINLIKMIIVPLVFASLVVGAASLGDVKKLGRIGGKTMAFYLITTGFAVAIGIAMSLILNPGLGLSLPADVVYKGKEAPSIMSVLVNIVPTNPIQAMGSGDMLQIITFALFVGVGITMVGDRAKPVNDFFDGLAEVTYKIVNAIMLVAPYGVFALILPVVAENGPKVLIPLAKVIGAVYIGCLVHMALTYSGIVSVLGRMSPVKFFKGIAPAQLIAFSTCSSAATLPVTMKNTQENLGVSKEVSSFVLPLGATINMDGTAIYQGVCALFVAQVYGIDLSLGQMAILVLTGTLASIGTAGVPGAGLIMLTLALQSVNLPIEGIALIAGVDRVLDMARTTVNITGDAVATVFIQRSEDMAANKDLSA
- a CDS encoding thioredoxin family protein, with translation MKPILMFTMKSCPHCVRALQWMDELKQENPAYANLEIEIIDENIHPDIAGKYDYYYVPTYFVHGVKVHEGVPSKDKIRNVFEKAQN